GGCTCAGGGCTGAGGAGTGGGTTGCCTGGGATCACACAGCCGGGGGCTGCTGCCACTCTCTTCTGAATGCTCGTGCCTTGAGCGAAACCAGCTTCTCCTCCTGCACTAAGACCCTTTGTGATGGGGCCCCGCCCCTCCAGGCCTCCAGGAGACCCCGCATCCGGGCCGTGGGGCGCCTGGCTGGGTCTGGCCCTGGACAGAGCAGGGCCTCGGGTAGCAGACCCGCCTTGCCCCTCCACAGCCTCAGTCCCTCACCGGTGAAGAGGCGGGCAGTGTCCTCTGGAGGCAGGGCGTCCCAGGAGGACAGCCTCACTTTACCGCACTAGCGCTCAGCGCCCTTTTCCTTTATTGATGTCCGGGTTGTGCAGATGAGGCCTCGCTAGTCTCCGCCTCGCTGTCTTTATCCTGCCCCTCCTGGTAGATGGGGCCGGGAAGCCCACCCTTCTTGCAGCCCGGGGGTGGACAAACCCCGCACCCTAGAGGCAGCCCCTGAGGCCCTGCAGGAAGCCGCGCCGCCCCCCAGCCATGTCTGGGGGCGGAGATGCTCGGTGCTGGCCCCGCCCCCGCGTGCCGGGCCTCCCTGTTGCCATGGGGACGGCGCGTTGCCAAGGCGACCGCCTCCCGCGGGCCCTCCATCCATCACCCGCCGCTGTGGCGCCCGGGGGCGCGGCGGGTGGCTCTGGCGCCCCCAGactgggggggggagggagaggggcgcAGGGTCTGGGCTCGCAGTCTGGGATGGGGCCCGGGGTGGGGACCGAGGGGGGAAACGCACTTCCCGGGACTCTCCCGGAGCCTGTCCTGGCGCCTCTCTGTGCCCGCCTGACCTTCCCCTGCCCCGGCCCAGGGGACAGTCCGCCCCAGCAAGGACACTACCCGCCTTGTCTCCAGCCTGGCAAGCTGGCCGTACAGCCTCCCTGTGTCCGGTCTGAACGGCCACCTGACTGccagggtggggacagggcaTTGGACTGCCCACCTCGGGCGGCTCCGGGTGCATCAGGGTCTGGCCTGGGTAGGCCCCCGCCCCAGCTCTGCCTGCTACCTCAGAACTGGAAAAGGAGTCTGCAGGGTGGCTCTCAGGGACAGTGACCGTTGGAGGCCACTCGGCCACCTCTGGTCTTGTCCTCTGGACCTGGTTTCCAGCCACGCGGGACCCAGCAAATGGGAGGCAGCCCTGCTCAGGGGTGAGCTCTGCACAGCGTGCGGAGCCACAGGACAGGAGGGCCGGCCAGAGGGGCAGGGTGGAGAGGCCACAGAGGCTGGGCCCTGCCAGGTCCCAGACTGGTTCCCTCCTGGGAGTGACCGGACAAGAGGCTTTAGCAAGGGAGTGACAGGCCAGCAGCGTCCCCAGCATTCACCCGGCTCCCACCGCAGGCAGCTCTCTGGCCAgccagagcagaggctggacagaCACGGTCAGGGAGCAGGAGCTCTCCAGGGTCCTCCAGCGGCTCAGAGCCCTGTCCCTGGGTGTGTGTGGCCATGTGCGCTTCTTGAGCACCTGCTGCACACCAGCCCTGGAGACGGCTGGAGGCTCCCTGCCCAGAGCCAGGACCCGCTGTGCTTCATGTGTGCCTGGAAAGCTCACACCCTCTCTGGGCCTTCTGGGGCTCCGGGTGTGGGAAGCGCTAGaagacccagggctgggggcCGTCTGGTTCCCCTCTGGGTGGGCGACAGTCCTGACCCTGACCCAGCCTGCTCCCTGCAGTGCCCTTCTCTGGCCCATGTGTCTGGCCAACTCTTGTGCGCCCCCCTTTTCCCAGACCCATTGGTGGGCGGGGCTGGTCACCTCCTGTGCACCTCCCTCAGGCTGTCCCTCCCTTGGCCCTGCCCAGTGAGTCAATGACCTCAGAGGCTGATAGAGTGACCGCTGCCTCTGAGGGGCAGGGAAGGGCCCACTCTCCAGAGGGAAAGGGTCAGTAGCAAGATTGTCCATGCACAAGGGCAGAACCAGGGCTGGCTGGAAGCAGAGTGGACCAGTGTGACCTGTCTCATCCCCAGGGTCCTCGAGGTGGACGCTTCAGCCCAGCAGGAGCGGCTGCAGGCCATTGCAGTGAGTCCTGCCCACCAGGGACGGGAGGGGGGCACTGGGGGACGGGGGTCTGGGGCGGGACGGCAGGCCCAGCGCCATCCTCACTCCCAGAGGACGCAGGCCTGTGGGGCCTCGGGAGGGGCGTGGGCCTGTGGCCGTGGGCTGACCCTGCGACCCCCACCAGGAGAGGCGGAGGAGGCAGGCGGAGATCGAGGGCAAGCGCCGGCAGCTGGAGGAGGACAGGAGGCAGCTGCAGCACCTCAAGGTCCGCGGGAGGGGCCACGGGGCCCTGGGTGGCGACCCTGACCCCACCCCTGACCTTGACCCCGGTCCTGACCTGACCCTGACCCCTGCTGCACAGTCCAAGGCCCTGAGGGAGCGCTGGCTGCTGGAGGGGACCCCTTCCTCGNNNNNNNNNNNNNNNNNNNNNNNNNNNNNNNNNNNNNNNNNNNNNNNNNNNNNNNNNNNNNNNNNNNNNNNNNNNNNNNNNNNNNNNNNNNNNNNNNNNNNNNNNNNNNNNNNNNNNNNNNNNNNNNNNNNNNNNNNNNNNNNNNNNNNNNNNNNNNNNNNNNNNNNNNNNNNNNNNNNNNNNNNNNNNNNNNNNNNNNNCCCAGGACCCCCCCCAGGCTCTCCCCCCCAggctctccctccccaggacgCCCCAGGCTCTCCCCCAGGCTCTCCCACCCCAGGACCCCCCCAggctctccctccccaggccctccctccccaggtcgcccctccccaggctctccctccccaggacccctcccAGGCTCTCCCCCCAGGCTCTCCCTCCCCAGGATGCCCCaggccctccctccccaggacccctcccAGGCTCTCCCCCCAGGCTCTCCCTCCCCAGGATGCCCTAggctctccctccccaggacccccccAGGCTCTCCCCCCAGACTCTCCCTCCCCAGGACGCCCCAggctctccctccccaggacccccccaggctctccctccccaggacccccccaggctctccctccccaggacgCCCCAggctctccctccccaggacccccccAGGCTCTTCCTCCCCAGGTCCCCCAGGCTCTCCCCCCCAGGCTCTCCCCCCAggctctccctccccaggacccccccAGGCTCTCCCCCCCAGGCTCTCCCCCCAGGCTCTCCCCCCAGGCTCTCCCCCCCAGGCTCTCCCCCCAggctctccctccccaggacccccccCAGGCTCTCCCCCCCAGGCTCTCCCCCCCAGGCTCTCCCCCCAGGCTCTCCCCCCCAGGCTCTCCCCCCCAGGCTCTCCCCCCCAGGCTCTCCCCCCCAGGCTCTCCCCCCCAggctctccctccccaggacccccccAGGCTCTCCCCCCCAGGCTCTCCCCCCCAGGCTCTCCCCCCAGGCTCTCCCCCCCAGGCTCTCCCCCCCAGGCTCTCCCCCCCAGGACCCCCCCCAGGCTCTCCCCCCCAGGCTCTCCCCCCAGGCTCTCCCCCCCAGGCTCTCCCCCCCAGGCTCTCCCCCCCAGGACCCCCCCCAGGCTCTCCCCCCCAGGCTCTCCCCCCCAGGCTCTCCCCCCCAGGCTCTCCCCCCCAGGACCCCCCCCAGGCTCTCCCCCACCAGGCTCTCCCCCCCAGGCTCTCCCCCCCAGGCTCTCCCCCCCAGGCTCGGGCTCAGCACTGCAGGACCCCCCCAAGGGTTCAAGCAGGGGGATTCCTGGGATGTGGGCACCTGCCCAGCCTGCGCAGCGGCCCTTCAGGGGCGTCCGGGGTGGCACTGAGGCAGGGGTCACAGCAGCCACCTGGGCCACAGCGGGGTGGGCCCAGCAACCTTGAACCCCAGACCCTGGGCCCCACCCACTGGCCTCAGTGAGTCAGGAGGCCAgcaccccaccctgccccaccaGAGGGGAAGCCACACTCAGTGTGGGTGGTGGCTCCCTGTCCCCAGAGCTGATGTCCCAGGTGGGTTATAAATCTTGCCACGTAAGCAGCTGCCACTCATTGGCCTACACCTCTGCAGCAAGTGTAGCCCTGCCCAGGGCAGGGACAGGAGCCCTGTCACCCGGCCCAACCCTGGGCCGGCGCAGGGTGGGGGGCCTGGGGGCTGAAGGGCAGCAGGCTCTGCCCGtcttattgagcacctgctgtgtacCAGGATGTGGGGCCAGGGCTGTGGTGGGACAGCACAAGGCCTCGGGGGACCATGCCCTTCAGCTCAGGAGGCAGCCTTGCTGGGGGCACAGATGCCACCCAGGAGCCCGCTCACCACGGTGGCGGCAGCCCTGGGGACCCGGTGCTGCAGGCCCTCTGGGCCTGGGACACGGGCTGCAGCACACCCCTGGCGAGGCCTCCACCATGAAGACCGCCCGGTGCTCGGGCAACCTGGCTCCCAGGGAGGGACGTCTGGGCCCTCGGGGGAGCATCCTGTGGGCCACGGCAAAGGAAGGTGCAGAGGAAAGAAACCAGGGTCCTGGGGCAGAGAGGGCTGCGGGCCGAGGCTGGGGTTGGCACTGAGGCCAGGGGACACACAGAGAGGACAGAGCCGTGACCTTGAGGACACTGGGTGGGGGTGTCAACCAGAGGCTGTGTGGCTCCCCAGACACAGGGTCCTCAGTGTCCCCAGCCCAGACAGGGGTCCTGCTTCACAGGACAGGGATGGGCCTGTGGGAGCCTGCAGCCCAGAGCTGCGTCCCTCCGGGGCCTGGGGTCCCCCTGGACCTCCCTCAGCAAGGAGCAGGCCAGCGGGGGCCACGTCATCCCACATCTGGGGAGGCAGGGACGGGCAGGAGGGTCCCAAGTCCAAGGCCAGTTGAtctgggcagtttagcaagatccCGGCTCAAAGTGAGACAAAAGggcaggggtgtggctcagggtggAGCAGAAAGAGAGACCCCCAGGTCACAGGATGAGCAGAGGGGCAGGTGGGCGCTGGGGGCCCTGTGTGGGTGCTGGGGGAGGAGGGTGCAGGGGACACCCTGGACTGGGAACGTCAAACACTGTGGCAGCTGTGGGGTCAGTGGGGGTGTCCAGAGACCGGGGCGTGGCTGGAGCCAGGAATTCCGTGTTGGAGTCACTCTCCAGCAAGTCACGGAGGCTGAGGGGAAGAGGGTCCACTGTCCCACATGAATGGCCGGGCCCAGGACTTCATGGCATTGTCCCTGATGAGCACTGAGTCCCCCGGAGCCAGTCAGAGGCCAGGAGGTGGGACGCTGAGACTGGCTGAGTCGGGGGGTGGGACACTGCTGGCTCTGCTGGGCCACTTGCCCGTGCCTCCACCACTAACAGGCCATTTGGCTGGGACTTTGCCCTGGGGGGCTGTGACCTGGGGAAATCTGACCTGGGGGGCTCTGACCTGGGGGGCTGTGACCTGGGGGGCTGTGACCTGGGGGGCTCTGGCCTGAGGGGCTGTGACCTGGGGCTCTGGCCTGGGGAAATCTGACCTGGGGGGCTCTGGCCTGGGGAAATCTGACCTGGGGGGCTGTGACCTGGGGGGCTGTGACCTGGGGGGCTCTGGCCTGGGGAAATCTGACCTGGGGGCTCTGGCCTGAGGGGCTGTGACCTGGGGGGCTCTGGCCTGGGGAAATCTGACCTGGGGGGCTGTGACCTGGGGGGCTGTGACCTGGGGGGCTCTGGCCTGGGGAAATCTGACCTGGGGGGCTCTAGCCTGGGGAAATCTGACCTGGGGGGCTGTGACCTGGGGGGCTGTGACCTGGGGGGCTCTGGCCTGGGGAAATCTGACCTGGGGGGCTCTGGCCTGAGGGGCTGTGACCTGGGGCTCTGGCCTGGGGAAATCTGACCTGGGGGGCTGTGGCCTGAGGGGCTGTGACCTGGGGCTCTGGCCTGGGGAAATCTGACCTGGGGCTGTGACCTGGGGCTGTGACCTGGGGGGCTCTGGCCTGGGGAAATCTGACCTGGGGAGCTGTGACCTGGGGGGCTGTGTCCTGGGGGGCTCTGGCCTGGGGAAATCTGACCTGGGGAGCTGTGACCTGGGGGGCTGTGTCCTGGGGGGCTGTGACCTGGGGGGCTCTGACCTGGGGAGCTGTGACCTGGGGGGCTCTGACCTGGGGGGCTGTGACCTGGGGGGCTGTGACCTGGGGGGCTCTGACCTGGGGAGCTGTGACCTGGGGGGCTGTGACCTGGGGGGCTTTGACCTGGGGGGCTCTGACCTGGGGAGCTGTGACCTGGGGGGCTCTGACCTGGGGAGCTGTGACCTGGGGGGCTGTGACCTGGGGGGCTCTGACCTGGGGGGCTCTGACCTGGGGGGCTCTGACCTGGGGGCTGTGACCTGGGGGGCTCTGACCTGGGGAAATCTGACCTGGGGGGCTCTGACCTTGCTGGCTGTGACCTGGGGGGCTCTGACCTGGGGGGCTGTGACCTGGGGGCTGTGACCTGGGGGGCTCTGACCTGGGGGGCTGTGACCTGGGGGCTGTGACCTGGGGAGCTGTGTCCTGGGGGCTGTGACCTTGGGGGCTCTGGCCTGGGGAAATCTGACCTGGGGGGCTGTGACCTGGGGGGCTGTGACCTGGGGGGCTCTGGCCTGGGGAAATCTGACCTGGGGGGCTGTGACCTGGGGAGCTGTGTCCTGGGGAGCTGTGTCCTGGGGGGCTGTGACCTGGGGAGCTGTGTCCTGGGGGGCTGTGACCTGGGGGGCTCTGGCCTGGGGCTCTGACCGGGGGCTGTCATTCCTTTGTCCCTCAGTGAGTCCAGAGGTCTCCACTCCGCGGGAGGAAAGTCAAGCCAGGACACCCCAGAAGATGGACCGGGTGACCAGGTACCCCATCTTCAGCATCCCGCACTCGGCACGCATCGCTGGCCTGGCGCTGGACGGAGACACCAGCTATGCCATAGAGCTGGTGGGCGTGGGGCCCGAGGAGGCTGGCTGGAACCAGGACAGGCCACAGGCACGGTCCCCTGACCGTAAGGCCCAGGTGGACCTGGTGAAGACCGGGGCGACCCACGGCAggcaggccttccctggccagtgGTCCCTGAGACCACTCTGCCTGGAGGACGACAAGGACGGGGACACGCGGACTCACCACCTGGGTGCCAGCAGTGTGCTCCCCAGGCAGCGGCAGGACCTGCAGCAGGAGCGCTGGGCCGTCCTCCAGGGCCAGGCAGTCAGGAAGGGTGGCACGGTGGCCACGCTCGGCAGCACCTCTGACCACGGGGACTGCGGGCCCCTGGGCCACCTGCGGTCCACCCCCCTGGAGGAGGACAGGATCGACAGGGAACAGATAGACTTCCTGGCAGCAAGACGGCAGTTCATCACCCTGGAGCAGGCCAACGCCACCAGGGCGCCCCCCAGGCCCCCCACCAGGGCTGCCCCCCCGAGTGCCCCTCCAGGGGCCAGCCCAGCTCTCCAGGCCCCAGGCAGGCCTCCCCTGGCCAATGGGACTGTGGTCCCCCGTGAGCCCCAGGTGAGGGAGCTGTTCAGGGAGAAGAAGGGCCGTGGTCGGCCTTTGGGGTCCAGCATCCCCGCTGTCAACGACCCTGGCTCCCGGCCCCGAGTGGAGTTACCAGAGGCCCCGAAGGAAACGCCCATCGAGCGGGAGATCCGACTTGCCCAGGAGCGCGAGGCCGACCTGCGCGAGCAGAGGGGGCTTCGTCGGGCGGCTGGCTACCAGGA
This is a stretch of genomic DNA from Ictidomys tridecemlineatus isolate mIctTri1 chromosome 2, mIctTri1.hap1, whole genome shotgun sequence. It encodes these proteins:
- the Misp gene encoding mitotic interactor and substrate of PLK1 isoform X2, with amino-acid sequence MDRVTRYPIFSIPHSARIAGLALDGDTSYAIELVGVGPEEAGWNQDRPQARSPDRKAQVDLVKTGATHGRQAFPGQWSLRPLCLEDDKDGDTRTHHLGASSVLPRQRQDLQQERWAVLQGQAVRKGGTVATLGSTSDHGDCGPLGHLRSTPLEEDRIDREQIDFLAARRQFITLEQANATRAPPRPPTRAAPPSAPPGASPALQAPGRPPLANGTVVPREPQVRELFREKKGRGRPLGSSIPAVNDPGSRPRVELPEAPKETPIEREIRLAQEREADLREQRGLRRAAGYQELVEIPTRPVLTKVSLAEAPRWDRGRPSLYVQRDMVQETQREEDHRREGLQAARASTPDWASEDPQPGLRRSASSDSILGPTPDARAADPAPAARKVSRISPEAYQPYLAAQGPQLQFSAPGPHGKPSGLSAEAVRAAASPKAAGSQRQLPESSGKPLSTRQESAQPLRGAPLAGQGLVRWDHFRLRPLRFRAPDVPQQAEAPQAWGREAAGAPVLRRQKSLSSDLLEREVESVLRREREVAEERRSALFPEVFSPPPEEDAEPDSRSSSRASVAAACPSVS